In Rhopalosiphum padi isolate XX-2018 chromosome 3, ASM2088224v1, whole genome shotgun sequence, the genomic stretch atatattaagagtcaaagtcttaatataataaatgattcttttttttttttgattagataagtattattttaatccatCTGTATAGGTTCTAAAGGTCAGATAGCCCTTTGGTGATGATCACAAAATTATGTGTCTAGTTTATATACCTAagaatgtaactaaataatgtgTTGTATTTAATACTTACAAAGTACAAAATAAGGATTTATACTAAAgagaaaataatagttaaatatgtaaaactatttaaatctaTCAAAACCTTGTCTCTTAAaacatgtaaattaaataatttaaagactaatttataagttgtaactactactactactaataataataataataatatgttaattaaattatgccGTGGCCGTTAACGTGTTAACTGAATCTTAACTCTTTGAACAAGTCTTTTTCAAGTTCTATTTTTAGTAATTGAGAGAGAggcatattatgttttatatcttCCTCTTCATCATCATCACTCGAATATAAGTCTCTGTACCAATCTATTGTAGAATCTGATTcatcatattcattttttatctgTTCAGTCTGATTTAGTTCTTCCTCATGCCATACAAATTCTGTTTTTAAATCTTTACCTTGGCTTTCACCGccctaacaataaaaaatttaacatcaaCTAGtcacttataatatagtatagcactgtaattaaaatcatatgcataggtattaatagtttataattacaatGTTTGCAGATGTTTTCGTAACATTAACATTCTCTTTCTTGACTTTTGGATTAATTGTATCTAATGAAAAGTTCACACCTTGATAATTACTATTGTAATGATCAATTCTTGCTTTTTTATTCACTGAAACATATggtaattattcaatatacgtaatattattcttaacaaCTAATTCCTTACATGATTGAACAAATAATCTTGTTTGAGGTTCTTTACCaaagaaaagtattttaaatttatattttctaaaacttaaatatatttataaacacctaccatttgtaatattttgattttttataattgttgaatCATTAGTTAATGGAACAATTTGTGCAGTTTTACTTTGTTCTCCATTGTTGATTGGATGATtttcacttattatattattggaattattagaaatatttaacatatcttGATTATTTtccttaattaatttatcatatagtTGGTCTTCtaaggattttttatttttgcactaaaagttataaatattaattatgatatagatatattaaacaaaataatttaaaataattaaacagaatCTTACCTCTTTCAATAAGTCTTTTTCaacttctatttttaataaacgagAAAGAGGCATATGATTTATATCTTCCTCTTCATCACTTGAACTTATTTTTATGTAGCAATCTAATGTAGAATTGCAATCATCATTAGTTATTTTCACAGTATGATTTACTTTTTTATCAGCCCatcgacaatttttttttttattatcacgaAAGTAATTATGTTCATGCatggtattatattgtttcaccATATTGTCAGTGTTATTCTTTTAATATGAtgtcgatatttatttttatattttaattttaaatcactatatgaaaaaatcaatcaaaacctaaatttatttttgattatttgtatataagttACCAGTAGgtaataaatgatatacataattttttttttcttacctgtaattaaattataggctGAAATAATCCGTGATAATGCTATtgcaatataaattctattgtgataacctatattatattatttattgctttaagtaaatctgaaattttaaattcttgaatgttggaagtacctaaataaaaaaaaaaaacaacattaaataaatcattaaaaaaaaattatttctcatAAACCAAcattaaaattgcaaaaaaaaaaaaattaatttaattgattaaatattagaaattgggcatgataaatgtattataatatccgcTTTTATATATTggtgttaaatttttaactattggtttattagaaaacaaaaattatcaacataagatataatattggtCCGAAATAGTACACTTTTCTGATGTAAATAAAGCTATAAtcatgaaaataagaaaaatcaaaaacaagcAACAGAAATATATCTTTTAGTGAAAGTTGAAATATCACCACATTGGGCCTAATaaaaaatcagttaatttaTGCACTAGCCTTGTATGGTTTTTGCTATAATAAAGCAGATACCAATTTAAATATAccaaataattgcattttaaattaaaagtaggtAACGCacgtatggtataataatattattattgtacatggaagacttagaaaaaaaaattattatataatattattattattattactattattattattttaacataatataaaaatataaatctataatagttttttttatctttattcttgaagtatttttttttcttaaaaatatttaattaattgcgGATACAACAAAACGTGttttgctgaacgcaaatttgctattgAGTATTGTTGTGTTTCTTACCACCGTAGTTGgaaacacataataatgtaaatgaaCACCTTATTTCAATGctgatttatttaagtaaaatatacattaacaaGACAcgtttatttaataagtttttaaaatataaaaagagcGTGACAGCAAAACGTAAACAATTAACAAGCGAAGTGAAAAGAATAtaatctaattagtaatttattactcGTTTGGAAAAATCCGCCAGAGCGCGTTTGTGTGCATTACAACCATAGAATAACAGTTAAaaccacggatatagatactatggtTGCACGACAGTCTATATTGGATCACGGCGTTGAGCGGCGCAGAATGTTCTTATCAAATCTGACAAAAAGTCGCGTACTACTAGTGCCCTCTACAGtcattattatagaaatctTGTACTATGTTACCACAGACTACATTTAGTTTGTGATGTTaccataactaataacaataatagaggCTATAGAGAGCGCTAGTATGACGCGACTTTCTATTCATTCTTGATAGGAACATTCTGAGCCGTCATATCCGTGCTCGTTGTGCAaccatagtatctatatccgtggttAAAACCGATCCGTAATCTGATTAGAAGTTGGTAATGTGTATTCCTACttgttacgatattataaaaacggaaacaaattatttattatgtttattattatttatgtattttaaaaaatcttagtaaaataaataggtgttactgtaatattgttatttgacactgatttattgttaaataaataacaaaattataacaaaatatacttctctgtaataatattgatattatttattaagtgatAACGTATGTTACGCCCACCGGAGACAGTGTTCAAGGCCAGAAACACCAGATTTGGCCAATATCAGACAGTGTCTATAACCTGATACAACACTACTTcacttttaattttgaaatacatgtgtgaatataaaaatgagtaattatattttatataatacaaaaataataataataatagaatgaaCAAAATTTAtagattgttttaaataattagttagttCTGTGAGAAGACTCGCAGTACTACCAATCAGCGATAGGTcttctttttttgaaaactttccactttcaagctcttccatccgtcatagggtattcacttacagcgagtttcactcaaagcgaggcacactcacagcgaggcacactcacaccgaggcacactcacagcgaggcacactcacaccgaggcacactcacagcgaggcacactcacaccgAGGCACACCCGCAGctagtcttatattataaaaccgcaAGCGTTTCGCCCGAAACCCACTTGAGTGCGCTTGCTGTACTCGCCGCAGTTCCTAAAACGGAAAAAAGAATGCGCTCCGGTCGCCGTTATCGCGTCCGGTcggttatcaaaaatattatgttggacaactatactattactattattattattatacatttcactTTTATACGGATTTTATAGCGTTTTCCGAGTTTTCCCGTGTTCGCgtgatttacgatattttatatattagcgATTGGGCGTGAGAAAAAAGTcgtttaatacgtatatataataatataataaatataaataatgaataaaatacacatcgaacggatatttcagatatttacaaatatattttaaagaaaattaacgagaatgtctgtgtgtgtgtgtgtaatgaaaTACGAATTAAACGAGTACAACGCGAATTCGGTGACGGTTCGGAAACGGTTTAAGTGCTCGGGATTTGACACCGGTTAACAACTCAAACTGTAGTCGATAGGATTAGGCGTTAGGATAGGATAGGATTTAGGCAGGTGTAACGAGTTCGAATCCCGCTCCGGCGGCGACGTTCCCGGCGGCGCTTTGTTTAACACTGATagtcattttttgcattttttttccaatgttttttttatttttatatgattttgccgGCGAcgtcggtatattttttttattactcgactaataaaaagcagtatttcaacatttatgtactatttttttttttttttgaatattgcgAGTGTTAAATATACGTGTTTTGGTATCAgctttgttattatgttttttgtaatagtaCTTATCGACTACCAccgagtatgttatattatattatttatagtatatattatataatatgtaaacacaatatgtgtagtgtgtacgtatggaatatttattaaagtcataTAGATCGGGTATgcacactaatatttaattacaacctgatgtaataaatgtattgtggattatttcacttataataactcataatgCTCACATCGTCCGCGATCCGACGCAGTCGGATTGCCTACCTGAGGGGTTTGGTAACActtaaagtatattcaatttttagcaaataaaaaattcagatttCATAATTTGCGCCCACATAGTCTGCCATTCGACGCAGTAAATAGGACGTAGATGGGACGTTATAACACTTCGTTCGACTTAAACTTTTTCCCCTACTATACgacatcagactttcgacgtcaggaggtataacaatccgccgtaggcggattgcccagcacagatatcgatttgcatcgaatgaggactgatagctagacactcgattaccatttttcgtacttatttaatttttatatatattcaaaaaagaaccgggcatGCGACAAGACACGGTATACACCGGTTAacgactgatagctagacacttagttaccatttttcaaacttatttagttgtgtataaatcaattttcccaAAAGATATGACGTTCGTCATAAATTTTGTCCCCTACTATACaacatcagactttcgacgtcaggaggtataacaatccgccgtaggcggattgcCCAGCACAGGATCGATTTGCATCGACtgaggactgatagctagacactctattaccatttttcgtacttatatatttttatacattcaaaaaagaaccgggcaaGCCTCGAGTTGAACTATATATGTGACCGATTTCTAGACACCCGACTACCATTTCCAACCGAATTTCCCTTGGAACGATTTTCACTCGACCCCCTCGAAGGCGCCGGAGGCGGCTTCCACAAGCCGGGAATcgaggcatatatatataataaataataataatttaataaacaatattattatcgacgccACGAACGTCTTATCAATTCCCGACAACAACCgccttatcatcattcatcccgATAGAAGACTCGCAGTACTACCAATCAGCGATAGGTCttccttttttgaaaactttccactttcaagctcttccatccgtcctagggtattcacttacagcgagtttcactcaaagcgagtttcactcagagcgaggcacactcacagcgaggcacactcaGAGCGAGGCACACCCGCAGCTAGTATCTCAATAAAGTATTACAGCTACTTGGAACTACAAGTAATACTATTACTGTAATAGTAGTTTTCCATTTAAATGCTATGGATGTGATAAAGTTGGTCATCGAGTATcagaatgtaaatttaaaaaaaggtttgCTAGAGAGAAAATTAATTCAAAGAGTAAGAAATTTTGGAAAAAGTCAACAGCAAATAATGTAGTCAGCGAAAATGAAAATGCAGTTTGTTTCTCAATTGGAGAAAATATGGAGTCTACTGAGAAGCCAAATGAAATTTTTTGGTTCATTGACTCCGGTTGTTCAGATCACTTGgtgaatcaaaaaaaatatttctccttTATAAAGCAACTGGAAACTCCTCTGAACATCGGAGTTGCCAAAAATGTTGAAAGCTTGGTTGCCACTAAGACAGGTACAATAATTTCTTATAGTAGAGTTGATGGTGAAGAAATTCTGTGCAAATTTGAAAacgtatactatatacctaatttGAGGTACAACTTGTTATCAGTTGGTAAGATCGAACAGTTGAATTTTAAAGTTGTGTTTGAAAATGGTTTTGCAACAATCACTCAACCTAGTGGAAATGTAGTTGCTGTTGCACTAAGAATGAAAACTAGGtatggtattattttttctctaaAACTAAATACTTACGCCTATAATTGTATTGATACACAAATTGATCTTGATGAGAGTTTGTGGCACAAAAGGATTATTTATGGATGTTGAGAGATATGGTTACTGGACTAAATCTTAACAAGAATGATATTCCGGATTTCTGCCAAATATGTGTAGAAAGTAAGCACTCAAGAAAACCATTTCAATCAAGGTCTTTTCAGACTCGTCGTCCGCTGGAAATTGTACACAGAGATATGTGTGGAACATATCACCGATTAAATGGAATGGTAAGAAATATTTTCTTTCATTTACTGATGATTATACCcgtttttcagttatttatctattagaaaataaaagtcaagtgttttaatgatttaaaaattatgaagcaACTGTAAGtgcatattttgatttaaaaatgtccaTATTGAGATGTGACAATGGAGGGGAGTATATAAGCAAtgagttaaaacatttttgttcagTTATAGGAATTGTCGTTGACTATACTGTCTATACTGTTCCGTACACACCTGAACAAAACGGCTTAGCAGAAAGATTAAATAGAACATTGGTAGAAAGAACAAGATCCTTGCTATTACAATCAAACTTGTCAAAAAAAATGTGAGGAGAAGCAGTACTCGCAGCCGCTTATTTAGGAAACAGACTACCGACACatgcaaatataaaaaagaCTCCTGTTGAGCTTTGGGCTGTAAGTAAGCCTAACTTATCTAATATTAGAATCTTTGGATGTGTTGCTTTCGCACACATACCAGACCAATTGAGATGTAAATTAGATTCAAAGTCAAAAAGGGGTATATTTGTTGGCTTTAAATGGTTATAGATTAGGGGATCCATTAACAAAGACTGTTTTTGTCAGTCGAGATgtcatatttaatgaaaaagaaTTGTTAAATCCTATAATTACTAATGaggaaaagaaaatatttgttgaaataaacaattcagAAATTGCTGAGGAATCAAAAGAAACCACTAAACAAGAAGCTCAAGATGAAGAAAGTAAAACAGAAAATGAAGTGGATAAagtcaatgaaaataatatcccAGCACAAGAACAtttgaaaagaaaaagaaaaactcCGACGTGACATAAGGATTATGACATGTCAATGATGGCACTTTCTGCTGAATACTATGTTCAAGATTTACCAGaaacttttgaaaaaatcaaaactcACTCAAATCATATTGAGTGGAAAGCAGCTATGGAAGAAGAAATGAGAGCTCTTAATGAGAATAATACATGGACTTTAGTTGAACGAGTGCCTAACAAAAGGGTTATTAACAACAAGTGGGTCTTTAAAGTTGAAACTGATGAACAAGGAAATGTTACACGATTTAAAGCAAGACATGTTATCAAAGGCTGTTCTCAAAAATTGTGTTTTGACTACATGGATACATATGCAACTGTAGCCAACATAGTGACTGTTCGCACATTACTATCACTGGCACTACACATGAACTTGCATATTATTGAAATGGATGTGACAACAACATTTCTGAATGGAATAGTTGAAGAAGAATTGTACATGAAACAACCTAAGAGTTTTGAGGACTTGGTatgtaaactaaataaattcttatatgGTCTGAAACAAGCTCCTTATTGCAgttggaataaaatatttaatcaatttatcgaAGGACAATGATTAGTAAGAAGTAATTCTGATCAAtgcttatatataaaaattaatagtaatgtatgtttatttttactattgtatGTGGATGCTGTTTTACTAGTGAGCAACTCTATGAAGGCAATAGATGACTTAGGAAGAACACtgaaaaaagaatttaaattaaccgATCAAGGTGAAGCAAAATCGTTTCTAGGTATTAAAATAACGGACTAAAGAAACTATGAAAATTAGTCAAACTCATTATTTGGAAAAGTTGCTGAAGAAATTTTCAATGGAAGACTGCAAGCCAATATCGACATCTATGGACACCAAATTTAATACAGAAAATAGAGGGACAACCAATAAACCTTATCACGAGTTAATTGGATGtcttatgtatataatgattCAAACAAAACCAGACTTAAGCGTTGCAGTTAATTTATTTGGTTGATATCAGTCTCAACCAACAGATAGCTTGTATAATCAACTAAAAAGATTACTACGCTATGTGAAAGGTACTACTGATGCTGGTCTTATATATACAAAAGGTAAAGAAGTAAGCCCATTAAGGGGATTTGTTGATGCAGATTTCGCTAATGACATCCACGATAGAAAATCTACCTCTGGAtacttatttcaaatatatggaTCTACAGTTTGCTGGTCTACAAGAAAGCAATCAACAGTAGCACTTTCTTCAACAGCTAAATATCTATCATTGGCATCAGCTATACAAGAGGCTATGTGGCTCAAAGACTTACTTGTTGAAATGAGTGTTATAGGAGCAGATGAACATATTGTTTTGTATGAAGACAATCAATCATGCATCAAAATTGCTAAGAGCCAAGAAAACATCAAAGACTTATATAGATGACTAGATACCAAGTACAATTTCATTAATGAATCCATTCCCAGCAATGAAATAAAACTGGGGTATATCCCATCAGAAAATCAGCTAGCAGATATTCTTACTAAACCACTGCCAGTTTCAACATTTACGAGACTAAAGAAATTTATTAGTGTCAATGAATACTAAGATTAGTGAGAttagttatattagttatattgttttatatgtttattattattttacttatgtatactaaaaatgtttaaatgttaatagttaCAAGATTAAGCGGGAGTgttgttaattgttatcattTTGTAATCTTGTGTACACCTATCCTAAAATTGTGCTTAACCATGTTCCTTTCTTTCGTGTGGTTGTGTGTGCGAAATTTTAacgtttcaaataataaaatctcaATATGAGTTGTACTGAAAGGagctgttatttattttgtcatctATAATAAACAACAGATCTTTAACTTCACActtaaaacacaaattataattgtatttttaatatttattttaaataattttctaaaggtatgtttaacttataataaacattaaacatagaACTAAATATtcctaattgtttttttatcaagCAACAAATTTtaacttgtttatatttataactataattacacaaaatgtgagcaatatttaaaaaattaaatcgtgtCTAGTGATTATAGATATTTGTTGAATATTTCAAGTCtatagttattcgttttttaattaaagcaaattcaattttgttaaaaacgaGTTTTGAGTATAAcgtttaatttggtttttaaatattaaaaatttaaaaaaccattaaatccACATTATATCTACATACAtgatgtaaaatcaatacattaatctGCTCAGAACctaaaatagttgaaaaaaattagaatttaatgaataagctttataaaatattttcaaggttcttgaaataaaacttattgacatcaaaaactaaaagtatacattatattagaaaaaatcttatttttcaggtatacaaatatataatataacattatgttggCTTCATCTACCCGTTGGTTGTTTTTTTCAGCTCCATtgacaattatacatatttatgattgcaaatattgattatttattatttattataatattatatgatatgtaattataaattataattaatatatagcaatagaaatggtttattattatccatggatacaaattttatttattattcgttttaaaaacaaaacacccATTATATAATTGGttagcttttaaaatatataatcagagTCGTATAAATGTTCATTAGCGCTCCTGGCCATTTAACATAATTCCGcccttgtaaaaattatttaccccCCCCCCTCCATCACCCACATACTTACACATATAAAAGATTTATacattggttattttattttatttttattaggtattataataattattatatttaataagaaaaaaaacactgcCAAACTTATTAAaaccttatataataatttataaaataattatacttttatacatttcataatttCACTTTTCGTGCTTTTTTAGTAGCAAATTcatctataataatttcaaaataaatttttgaagcCAATTCACGTTCAATcgatataatactcatatttgTCAATTTTTCCTGTGACATTGTAGACTTTAGatagttcttaataattttcagttaaCTAAAACTTCTTGCTCAAGTGTTTCCTTTCATGGACTGATACGAAAagactaaatactaaaataggaGTAGTTATCTACCAcccataaatatgaataaattgatgaaggtctttaaaatataaaaataaaacatttagaatcctaattttaaattaaacatgcaactatgagttaataataataattgatttagaaAATCATTGTGTCTCATCAATCGGTGTCtgagtgttatattataatgatatattattttgtacaaaatacgCCATAATAAAGTACTATAGTGTAGCTAttctagtataattattttgcccatattctaaataaaatttatgttattaacaattggtataatatatggtatattttattctagatTTTACGCCCCTGGCCTGGGCTGG encodes the following:
- the LOC132926759 gene encoding protein ecdysoneless homolog; this encodes MVKQYNTMHEHNYFRDNKKKNCRWADKKVNHTVKITNDDCNSTLDCYIKISSSDEEEDINHMPLSRLLKIEVEKDLLKECKNKKSLEDQLYDKLIKENNQDMLNISNNSNNIISENHPINNGEQSKTAQIVPLTNDSTIIKNQNITNVNKKARIDHYNSNYQGVNFSLDTINPKVKKENVNVTKTSANIGGESQGKDLKTEFVWHEEELNQTEQIKNEYDESDSTIDWYRDLYSSDDDEEEDIKHNMPLSQLLKIELEKDLFKELRFS
- the LOC132924723 gene encoding uncharacterized protein LOC132924723; the encoded protein is MKISQTHYLEKLLKKFSMEDCKPISTSMDTKFNTENRGTTNKPYHELIGCLMYIMIQTKPDLSVAVNLFGTTDAGLIYTKGKEVSPLRGFVDADFANDIHDRKSTSGYLFQIYGSTVCWSTRKQSTVALSSTAKYLSLASAIQEAMWLKDLLVEMSVIGADEHIVLYEDNQSCIKIAKSQENIKDLYR